One Bradyrhizobium manausense DNA segment encodes these proteins:
- a CDS encoding SDR family oxidoreductase → MTLTLVTGGTGHLGRDIVDRLVGDRRHVRLLARSAGTRSDVEWAVGDLATGAGLREALHGVDTVINAATYSPIARRGGVRPVDFFKSPATVDVQGTERLLSLCEQQCIRHFLHVSIVGLDEATLPYARVKLAGERLVRASAVSWSVVRAMPFYYLLDRMLAGLAWLPLWPMPMTPFNPVDTSDVADHVVACAFDGIRGERAQIGGPEDLSVAVLAGQYRDARGLHRKILPIPMSETRARGMGFVVSQGARGRLAWADWLQRRYAGSCDEA, encoded by the coding sequence ATGACGCTGACGCTCGTCACCGGAGGCACAGGGCATCTCGGCCGCGACATCGTCGATCGTCTCGTCGGCGACAGGCGTCATGTCCGCCTGCTTGCGAGATCTGCAGGCACGCGCTCGGATGTCGAATGGGCGGTAGGCGATCTCGCCACGGGCGCCGGCTTGCGGGAGGCCTTGCACGGCGTCGACACGGTCATCAATGCGGCGACATATTCGCCGATCGCCCGGCGCGGGGGCGTTCGGCCGGTCGATTTCTTCAAATCGCCCGCCACCGTGGATGTCCAGGGAACGGAGCGCTTGCTGTCGCTCTGCGAGCAGCAATGCATCCGGCACTTTCTGCATGTGTCGATTGTCGGGCTCGATGAAGCCACGCTGCCCTACGCGAGGGTCAAGCTTGCCGGCGAGCGACTGGTTCGCGCCTCCGCGGTATCATGGTCGGTCGTTCGTGCGATGCCGTTCTATTACCTGCTCGACAGGATGCTTGCTGGCCTCGCCTGGCTTCCGCTGTGGCCGATGCCGATGACGCCCTTCAATCCCGTCGATACGAGCGATGTCGCCGATCACGTCGTGGCCTGCGCCTTCGACGGGATACGCGGCGAGCGCGCGCAGATTGGCGGGCCTGAAGACCTTAGCGTTGCCGTGCTGGCCGGCCAGTATCGGGATGCGCGCGGGCTGCATCGAAAAATCCTTCCGATACCGATGTCCGAGACAAGAGCGCGCGGCATGGGCTTTGTCGTCAGTCAGGGTGCGCG
- a CDS encoding PaaI family thioesterase — protein MSTQVSNTQGSVTQGFDLQTLRAVNSSAAFNRMARFDVAAAGGGEVTIRMTWHDEFSQYSGHLHAGMIAALLDTACGFAAATLVGSVTASHFAMNCLRPATGRHFIAKGSTVRAGRRQVFARAELLAADEHDQMSLVATGETVLVPVGGPSGKADGS, from the coding sequence ATGAGTACCCAAGTCTCGAATACCCAAGGTTCTGTTACGCAAGGCTTCGATCTCCAGACTCTCCGGGCCGTCAATTCGTCTGCCGCCTTCAACCGCATGGCCAGGTTCGATGTTGCTGCGGCCGGCGGTGGCGAGGTGACGATCCGGATGACATGGCACGACGAGTTCTCCCAATATTCCGGACACCTCCACGCCGGCATGATTGCAGCCCTGCTTGACACCGCCTGCGGCTTTGCCGCTGCGACACTGGTCGGCTCGGTCACTGCGTCGCACTTTGCGATGAACTGTCTCAGGCCGGCCACCGGCCGTCATTTCATCGCCAAGGGGTCGACAGTGCGCGCCGGGCGCCGACAGGTGTTCGCGCGTGCCGAGTTGTTAGCTGCCGATGAGCATGACCAAATGTCTCTCGTCGCAACCGGAGAAACCGTGCTCGTTCCTGTCGGCGGACCGTCGGGCAAGGCTGACGGGAGCTGA